AATACTAGAAATTCTTTCAACAAAGATTTGAGAAATCCTCATATAAGAatcaacttacaattagtaaatcAACTTTTACCTAAtcttataaatgcaaaaagaataattatacaataatttacatataattttgaaaataatggcaataaattatactatcacagatagaaaatttatatatgaattaaggTCGACAGTAAACtcaattttaaacaaagataaaaaatatatttaataataaataatattgcaaatattttataaaatacaaatttttgtaaaaatatataagatatcaTTTGTAAAGATTAGAAGTTGCggtaagtatatattaaagattacaTCTTaagttgttatttttaattaaaaaataaagtttgtttAGCACTTTTACGCTTAGGCGAAGAAAGTCCCACCCTTCATGCATTCCCATCCCCAAAAAATTAATCCAATCCAATTCGTAAAAAAagcacaataaaattatatatttcaaacaatgctttatttctcaaaataatGTTAGAATTTTATGGGTAAAGGATGCACGGGAGGCCGCCCCCCGCACATGCGTTTAATATGAAATGTGAACAATAAGGAgaaatgtgtgtgtgaataaaaataaatgcatatataaatattttatttacctaATTATCATAGTGAAGGCGAATAACgtttaactattatattaaaaaatacttccatttattctttaaattcaaattttcgtttaaagagaaattctacaatataatattttttataagtgcCATTACGTGGAATGTTAGCACATGTCTCTCCATAGCACGTGTCTCGCTTTTATGATGTTTTGAGTGTAAGGTTTACTGTCAAGATCAATGAAATTGTACGAATGATTACAGTTAAATGTTTGCATTCCTTTActtttcaaacatttatacGACCAATAATCAGATATTGTTGTACCTGGTTTAATccaattttctattacatttaataatgtacTCGCTAAACGATCTAATACACactcaacaatttttttgatttctCACTAAAAACAGCCAAAAAtccattgttttattttataagtcaatgtttttcaaatttgcGTTTTCCTATTTTCGCtttgtttatttcaattatagtGCCTTCTCTAcctaacattttattattatcttttaatcaatcaagatacaattaaaaaatgatttttaagtgcaaaaacaaaaagcttacattttgcaattagaaacataataaaacacCTTACGACAAAATTTTGACAACAATACCatgattaatattgaattcaTCTCTAAAGAACGTGTCGAGAAGGACTTATCATTAAAGAACGTCCTTTTTCACTTAATTTTTGTGGTAAATTACTCAGCACATTTCCCTTTACAAAATATCTAAATGGAGATCAAATCGGCCAAGCGTGACCTTTTCTACATGTTTACctcatattttgtaattaactataaaaacaaaattaaggcgtatattaaataactgcattacattataattgcaTTCACATAATGCTAttgtttaaatcaatttagattacacataaaaatataataataatataataacgaacaatatagataatattataagtaataattaaataagtaatttaaaaaataaataacattaataaagctatatataaattgttaagtGAAACTCTTGTAAAGGATGATAATTACCTAATTTcgctaaaaagattaaattatatatataacacgtaATATATTAGTGTCATTCATGATTTATTCTTTTCCACCTTTATAGCAAACAGAACAATTTTCCACGATCAATTTAATCTCCAGAGTTTTTTATATCTACTTCTCTATCGCAATCTAAACGTATTTATAAATCTGAATAAACTTACAAccacataatttattttttagcgtaattttttgaaagaattaattacacaaataaaataattatacagttaaaaaaacacatatgtatgtattatatttaagaaaaatgcagGGTTAAAAAGTAACACGTCATTTGTGACGGCAATGGCATTTGGTTTATAACGAAAAAACTACCTTTGTTATATTCTCGATAATGAgagagtaattaatttaacacttttaaagttattttttcaaaaaaaaaactcacgaTTTATGTCggattttatttcacattaaagAAAGTAATAGCCTTTCACTTTCTCTTGGAATTATGGACATTTATCGCGGTGCTTGATGCATTGcggaaaataaaatgatgatGGAAGTTACAATGTTTACACAAAGgttttttttcacaagtaGCTCTCTtgcgacgacaacgacgacgatgtAGCTTTTTTCAGTTCTACGTGTTCAGTTCTCCAATCAAATAGGGTACGTGCAACACTGAATAACAAAatcatttcatatttttcaaaatcgttTTATATCCGTAAGAATAATGTTGGACCAACTGTAATAAGTGTGTATTGTTAAGTACAATCTTGTAATATTCTTTCTGtgttagataataaaataaacaaaatacttcattttaataattggatATTTCTggatttttatgataataatcgtttttttatttatttttttttaaagtggtgagaaaaaaaattacactttttgctacattttacatgaaaaacaTTTCTCTTGAAACAAAActtcaaatatgtattatgattataaatagcaattgtatgaaaattattaatgtgtcATATTGTCATGTGTCACagaaataaacatttacatCTTCGGATTTGAGCGTATGCACTCAAGAggtagataaatatatgttttcagGATAAGCATCTCTCGCGAACACTCGATCGTAAACAATAATTCCTCGTGCATCTGACGAGACAAGTGGAAAAAGCAGAAGCAGGTGTATATAAAACGGATAGAGTTACGAACGCAGTCGCATTTCGTTCCGTGATTCGCGTCTTGATGTCTCATGAATTGTTGATAAATTTCGTAACAATAGATCTTcagcaaataataatactattgtTGTAGTGGTTTTCATAAAGTCTATTCTGTGCAAAAGAGCGGTATTTTACGATCTCGTGACTTTATTTCTTCGTCCCGtggaacataaaaaaatgaaattttcatttgGATTTACTTTTCTATGTTTTCGTACACAATACACAcactttactttttattttaatactaaaaatattgcgaagatttgtaattagttttaaatttgatagGAGTTTATTCAATGTTAAGTAATTGATCATGATTAGCGTCTTCTTTGAAATTGGTGAAGTTGTGCCAAATATTCCATTTGGCATCTAAATATATCTACATGTTTATGAatgttatctatatttaatcaattatatttataaaaaacacaacaaaattagtattaaaatctgataaatgTTACACGATTAGAAGAGTTTATAGGAATTATAAAACatgattctaaaaattttaacaatcatATCGAGTAAAGAAATCGGCTGTATTACATTTGTTTGACATGACATGCCCTATAATCGTATGTGCGATTTAAATCAAGaacttgaaataaatgtaCGTAGACAAACCTTCAGTCGTGGACAAATACAACGTGGCAAATCTCGACATGACAAGTAATAACAAGTCGATAAACAGTGATCTATACCAAGCGGTGTTTCCCATCTATCACATCAGCAAAATGTGCGGCGTATTTCCAATAAGATTCGTTCGACAGGTATCCGGCAGGTATCAAGGCCGATTGAGCATTATCGATAGCATTTACAGGTGACACTAAATAATCAAATCGATTTGCATTTTTCACATGTtgataaagattattaaattagtttaaCGCTATAATAGGTTTATAGGAGCTTAATGTTTTCTTATACAAACGGTATTGTATAGATATCTGTttcaattgatttttataaattttttatattagaatgcatattgaaatttagtgaataaataataaaactatctaAGTTactgataattattaagaaaggtcatatcaatattcaatttgagttatttataaaaattgatcgaaAGTCTACCATTTATTCTCGAATACCTTGTGTATatcgtttatatatgtataggaaAATATTGAACTCTTATTTTGTATCTCAAATAGACAATAAACgagtgattttttatttattgctaaaagtttaaaagagaaataattggCAATTACATTGCCCAGCAGTAAACAAAACACactaaatcaatattttgaaatgttaattttatgtaaattttcgtAATGTCCTGACATAAAGTTTTATAGAAAAGCTTATACCTATTAGATTGTTAGCTTATAGCGGATTGTCTCATTTTGatgtaaatttgaaaattctttcttaGTAAAAATTAGAGACACTATAATAACAGACTggacacaaaaaatatttgtactattattttatactattatactatatttatttatactattatactatacttttatactattattttataaatatttttcgaatttttactGGGATATTTATGCTGATGACTTTTGTAATCTGTTCAatctaagattataaaaatagttataaaatattttgataaatatttattttgaaaatgattcaaataattataaatattttgtatattttacaaatattgtgTTATCTGGGAATAAAGCAAGAAAGTTTACTTTTTCATGATTTacactttaatttaaaaaaaatatagaagagtTTAGAGATTGTTAGATTAAcactttaatatgtataaattaataaaatataattgaaataacatATATCGCAGTTTGTGCCTATTGGTGTGCCTGATAAGCGCTCAGATTTTGGGTTTCTGGCGCGATATGAGACATGGATGGGAGTATAGCAAAGCGCTCAATTCGCAGAGCATGGCAATTTCAATCACAACTTATATGTTGAGCGTAATGAGTCTCACAGCTGCTTCCATCATAAGTTCAATTCTGTACTGGCAACAAGCGCTGACTGTCATCGATATATTGGTCAATGTAAGTCTCGTCTAATTACCTTTATCACAAAGATTATCGCATTCGAATTCATTGGTTTATTTACTTCAGTGCGACGAAAAGCTGGGAATTCTCTCGCCGAAGAAGTTGCAACGGTGCACCATCTTGCTGACATTGTGCAGTCTCTCCTTATCCATCATTCTCTCATGTCTCGATGTCTTCGCAtggaacaataaaataaagcaaaataagaaattggaTTACACAGTCACGCTTAATTATTTTCCCTTGTACTTTATGTACATAGTTATCATTATGATGGAGGTCCAGTGTGCTATCATGGTGTATAATGTAGGTCAGCGGTTCTCCAGGATAAACAAAAGCATTGAAAATATCCTCAAAAGTGGCAAAATTACGAATCAGTTTAGAAAAGATCTTGGATTAGGTGCCTTTCTTTAattgctattaattattttgtcaaatttttaacgCTTCTAAAGTAACACAAACTTCTTAGCTGGTGATCTTCAAGATCGAGGACAATTCATTGCGTATATTCGGCAAGAAATGGTGGGAAATACTCGAGTGTTTCGTAAATCGAAGATCATGGATTCCACCATTGCAAATGGTATAACTTTAACTTTTGTCACGTGCTTAAAAAGAATCTGATAAAAGTGCACGATTACTAATCACATTCGtagtaaattacattataaatgacAGTGAGAGTTAAAtgctaaatatattagaaaataacaaaaattgtatataacattgataataattttaactaatctTTTTCCAGATGACAGAAATTTTAGGGATACCATTTTTCAACTGGTGACAGTACACGGGTCATTGTGTGACACGATATCGCTTATAAATAGCGCTTACGGCGTCGTTGTACTTGTAAATACAATTACCTGCTTAATGAATTTAATCATCACACCGTACTTTTTGATCATGGAGACTAATGAAAGGCTCGAAACGTTATTTCTCGTGGATCAAATACTGTGGTGCATCTTCCACATTTGGAGGCTGCTCATAATAGTGCAGCCCGCATATGCTACTACAATGCAGGTATGTATAAGAtctaatttagatatataaataaattaatatacatactaataatttactataaagTAAAacgattaaaagattaaaattcacattaatttttttctatttcttgaaagtaaaagaattaaagcataattttttatgaccatatattaataactattattttatatttccatcttataaattgtatttgcaGGCAAAGAAGACAGCGGTTTTAGTAAGCCAATTGTTGTTCGCGAGCCACGACAGGAAAGGAATGAAAGAACTAGAAATCTTTTTGCTTCAGCTTATACACCGTCCTTTGGAATTTACAGCGTGCGGACTTTTCACTCTGGATCGTACTCTCTTGACCTCGGTAAATAAGTTTTAACTTTCCTTTTCTGCCAACttggaagataaaaaaaaaaaattatgaaaaaaatatttttttagattgttaGTACGGTTACAACGTATCTCGTAATACTTATACAATTTCAAAAAGAGGACGATGCAAAGGGCAATGTCGACAAGATATTGAAGAATGCCACGCAAATGCTGAAAAATGCGACATTTCATAATATCACAGTGGGAAGATTGGGCTCATAAATTAAgccaaatttctttttgttcttgttgttttatattttcgaattaataataaagctttttaaaatttagtacATGTCGCTTACACATTTATTCgagaaatattcattaaatgaaTCAAATCAATAAAACTTATCAATGCACAAAgatgtaaatttcaaataagatatcagaaatataaaaataatgaactcAATAGAGCACACACCAAATACATACCACACTTgatataaactaattttttaatgcaattatataaatattattacaatagtaattacataataattaacaattaatatattgttctgataatatttagatttagatTTAGTACGTACGAACATGTGTTATTAATgcagaaatataattgtcctttttcctttttactttcttttttttctctctaaagaGTATAGCCAGATAAGCATACAAAAAGTGCCCCTGACGAGTTTGCAAGTAATTCTTGGCCTGCCATTTCCtcattgtagaaaaaattttttctcaaaatttcagctccttaactttattatttcctaaattatcgagaaaaatatcattttccgtttttatttttgttttctgtaaatatttaaaatgatcttatatcgatttttttctgaatatttattaccgaaagatacaaaaaaatattttttcattaatctcaaataaaaaataaatcattcattttcatttctaacaatattatgtataaacaaaCATATGGTACACTTATGGGTTTACTTTGTCCTCACTTATTGCAGGGATCTTGGTTATGCAAGACAGAAGAAAATGCTTTACAAATCCTAAATTTTACTCCAAGTTTTTACTATAGATATGTTGATGATATCATAATGGCTGTTCCTCTCTCAATGATTTACTTTACGTTGTGTTGCTTTAATTCTATCCATCAAAGGCTACAGTTTACGGTGGAAGTCAGTATACTGATATAACAACAAtcgaatcaattttttagatgGGACTCTGATAATGAAGGAAaaccatatattttttgactgATACCATAAGTCAATATTTTCAGGCAGATACTTGAATCTTTTTTCACAACATCCAGATTTGCCTGAAGAGAGGAACAATCATTGGTCTCATTGACcgaatttttttcctattccATCCTTCttttcaca
Above is a genomic segment from Anoplolepis gracilipes chromosome 3, ASM4749672v1, whole genome shotgun sequence containing:
- the LOC140664273 gene encoding gustatory receptor for sugar taste 43a-like codes for the protein MRHGWEYSKALNSQSMAISITTYMLSVMSLTAASIISSILYWQQALTVIDILVNCDEKLGILSPKKLQRCTILLTLCSLSLSIILSCLDVFAWNNKIKQNKKLDYTVTLNYFPLYFMYIVIIMMEVQCAIMVYNVGQRFSRINKSIENILKSGKITNQFRKDLGLAGDLQDRGQFIAYIRQEMVGNTRVFRKSKIMDSTIANDDRNFRDTIFQLVTVHGSLCDTISLINSAYGVVVLVNTITCLMNLIITPYFLIMETNERLETLFLVDQILWCIFHIWRLLIIVQPAYATTMQAKKTAVLVSQLLFASHDRKGMKELEIFLLQLIHRPLEFTACGLFTLDRTLLTSIVSTVTTYLVILIQFQKEDDAKGNVDKILKNATQMLKNATFHNITVGRLGS